GGTGGAGCCCACAAAACAAGCGGTGCTGTCACAAGGGGGGCAGCAGGTCCCAGTCTGCAGTGAAGCTGGAGACAGAGCTGAGTGATATGATCTTTTCAGTGGTGAAATTTGCTTAAGAGATCCTTGCCCCTTATCTCTCTACTTCAAGACTCTGACCACTCACTCCTGTCTTTGTGCTACAGCTCACTGCCAGTCCTTAACTGTACTACTACAAATGAACGCAAGGCCAGGCTATTAGCGTAGCTTCCTAAAGTAATCTAGGTTTAAAATAGCCTTCCAGAAAGGTTTTACATTTTTGAGTTTTacattgaaataatttcagctgCCTAGTTTTACAGATAACCCTAAAAGTGGCCGTGTAAGCAGGACTGAAATGGCAACAAAACTGACCTACTGAAAGGTAACAGCTTCTCAGATTCTGAAACAAATGTGTCGCAAAAATATGTGCATGGAAACTACGCCTCCTCACtgacaaaataaaagcacaggAGCTTTACTTTCCTCTAATACCAAAATCTGAATGAACACAAACATTCATTAAAATTTAATGAATCACACAGCCCTGGGGGATCAAGATTAGACCTGATTTCAATCACATAGAAATCAATGGAAGTTTTGTCTCTCCCTTGTTTTgagctaagattttttttttcctcctatctTTTCTTCAGGGAAGGATTGAGAGTTTTATTTTACCCTGGTATTTGACAATAGACTAAATTTTATCACATAGCAACATACAATCTGGACTTCGTGACTATTGATGGACTTCTTTATTAGAGACCTGGGAGGTACAGTGGGAAAAGATGCCAAGAGCTCTATCTAGATCCCCACTCTGTCCTGAGATAGGCTCACTCATACTCATACCTAGTCTTCATGTCACTACTTGTCTAACCTTATTTGTggcaaaatgttattttaaaacctgATACATCTCAGATGATTGATTCCACTGTTCAGATGTGGAATTTCCTCACCATCTAGCTTATGTCAGACACACCCCCAGTGTTTTATAGCCACACATCAGGAGAGATCAAGAGAATCCCTGGTGGAAACAGCTGTGGCAGCAATGTAGAAACTTGGTTTGAtgttgtttgctgttttttcttttagccaAGAAGAATAAATGTAAATTGAACGTCACCATTTCGTAAATATAGCTGAGAAAAACAGTTTCACTTACTGACACTTCTGTGCACACATGAactcaaaataatttgaagaatcagtcacagaatcatagaatggtttgggctgaaagactccttaaagatcatccagttccagccctctggtaatgggcagggacacctcccaccagaccagacttgcctcgaacacctccagggatgtggcagccacagcttccctgggcaacctgtgccagtgcctcaccaccctcactgtgaagaatttcttcctaatggctTGTCTAAATCTTtgcctctccagtttaaagccattccccctcgtcctatcactacatgctcttggaaacaatccctccccagctttcctgtaggcccctttcaggtacaggaaggcCTTTATAATGTtgccctggagccttctcttctccaggctgaacagccccctCAACCTGTTCTCATGgaagaggttctccagccctctgatcgtctttgtagccctcctctggaggGCTATATTCTGGTAAAGATCAAATTCCTTGCCAGGGAACATTGGTATTTTATTAGTGTGGGGAAATGCTGGCATAAATACATGgatagctcttttttttttttccttacaactGCAATAAGATAAAATCTAATAATATTGTAGTCCCAGTGGGAAGAGATAAGAGTTCTATTGAGTTGCACAGTTAAAAATGAAACCCACCAACATTGTAAAGGATGTATAGCAGAAACCAAACTAGAAACAATATAGAACAAACAAGCTATTAAATCACTTGCCTTCATTGAAACACCACTAGAAAGTACTTTACAGCATTGTAAAGAGTCAAAAGATAAACCCttgcagcaaatgaaaaaatgacAAATGGTGAGATAAGCTGCTATTTCAGAAGACTGGAAGGCCAGAGAGGAAATGAAGGTGCTGTAGGGATTCTGTGCTGATGGTTGGTACAGCAAAGTTTAGACCGTGTGGAAGATGGGGAGAAAGAAATGGACTCCTAGAACAACTTGAGGTAGTAACAGCCACAGACAGAAAGACCTGGTTTGCTGTCATTTTACCTTCTTCTTGTAACGTACAAAATTGTCAgatttttgttgcattttcatttcttctttctctgaatcCATGAGTATTTTAGAAAATGGagtaaattaaaagaataaaagtaaaTTACTAAGCTCCCTGTagcatttctttaaatgtaatAACCTTTTTgaggaatattttttcaagaGATCATCATTTTGTCAACACTGTTTACACCTTCCtactagcattttttttttaaatagccatCATTGCAGCAtttgggacttttttttttttttaaatgacactgGCATATGAAATGCCACTTAAATGACAGATTCATTTCACCTAGCTTATCCAGCTTAGGTGACGTTTGGTTGTGTACACTAGTGTTAGCAACTATAGCTATTAGAGCCATTACACTGGGTTAAGATAACCAGGATTTTAGGGAGAATGTAATCTCCCAGCCCTTCTAGGCATCAGTTTTGGAAAAAGACTGTCTTTGTCTCTACATTGACTATAAATGGAACCCGAAGTGACTGGTTTAGGTATAGATGTCTGAAAGTTGCACTAAATATTCCTGGTTACTGAGAGCACTGATTTTGACAGTGGTTTTTGCAATGACTTGTAGGAGCTGTTTCCATCTTTTGCAATACCTTTAGATTCAATGTAGTGTCTGATGAAGAAGCAAAGACTTGCAGACTTTTGGCCCTGCCTAAGTGGGGAACTAAGAGCACACCTTGCCCATGGGCAAACATGTCACaacataaaatgcaaatagcttgaaagaaaatagaagcaTTAAAGATAAAGCTCTTCATGTGCCCTAGGGGTAGAGGAGAAACTGGCAAGACCTTTGTAAGACAATTCAGGGAAGACTCATTTGACACAACCATGATGACACCCACATTATTGGTACTAAAATTCTCGGCTTTTCACAAAACATGCTTTACTACAAATGTAATTCAATAATGGACAAAAGAGCTTAGTAACAACGAAACAAGTTCACGTTTAACATGTTATTTCAGGTTTTTCTAACAGGGCAGTTAATTCAAAGTCAGGTCTTTGAGTATGGTAAATATCTTACACaacaaataaattaatcaaTAACATCTATTTATACAGAAGAGGACAAATGGTAAAACTTAATCAAAGTTGCTGCTCAGTAGCATTATCTCTAAGATGAACCCCTGGTCATGTGTGACAATTAAGATGGTAATTCAGTTGGTTCATATAACAAAATAGTGTGGCTGCtatagaataaaattaaattcagtAGTTCCTTGACTATAAAATCACTCCTGCTGCTGTCTTTATCTCTTCACTATACTCTTGTTCTGAAACAGCACTGGGGGGATTTATCCTGTCAGGATTTCGTGGTAGTGTTTGCAGTCACAGAAAATCTGTATGAGAGAGAAAAAGTCCCACTTAACAGCAGGAGGATGACAGCTACAATTCCAATAGGAATGGCAGCCCCAGCTTcctgtgctgctgggctggagggcaTGTAGTAAGCAGGAGGAAAAGCGATGCTCTGGTTATGTGTTACAGAATAGAAATTCCAGCTCACGGGAATCAGGACACACAGACCAGCCAATATGTAGAAGAAACCAGCCACCAGGAAGAAACGGGTAATAAGAGTTTTATGAATGATTCCCATATAAATCTTTCTCAGAGCAAATATTGTGGCAGTCACTCCCAGCAAGCCCAAGAACATGGCGATCAACAGGAGACCCTGAGCAGCGTAAATTTCGTGGGGGATGGAGGATTCGTAGCCACTGAATTTATGGCAGAACTGTTCTTTATAGCCAGGTGAGACGTGAAGATAAGTGATGAAGCAGACTTTCCAAATCCCCACCCAGGCAATACCGGAGGATATGACGGTGGTGTTGTTCACATGCCACACTCTCCATTCCACAAGTCCCATTGAAATGGTGCACAGGATCCAGCCTACCGTACCCAGAGCAAAGGCAGCTAGCTGGAGGTGTGAGGTGCTGACCAGGGAATTCatcctctggagatcatctactCTGTCACAGACACGGTTGCCATGTGAAGAAAGAGAAGCACTAGAAGAATACACAGCATAAAATTACAAAGGCAATTATTTATGTGAACATGGAAAAATCAGGAGAGAATACCTGTACAGAATTAGGACAtcagtaatttttctttaactgtAGTGATTTCTTGAAGTTTAGTGCCCATAGACAAATAATACCTGAGCTTTAAGTTCCTGTATTTCATTATATCACAAGGAGAAGAAGGGTCTCTGATTAGTTCCCATTACAATCTCCATGTTGCATTCCTAAAAGGAAAATTCACGTCTTTTCCCCAAGTTACTTTCTTCCTTGATAATTAACCATTATGTTCAATGGCTCTTACACACATTGTATGTGATTAGGAGCCCTAAGGTTACCGGCTGGTAGAAACTATACCAGACAAAGTCCTCAGGATCCCAGCTGTTGCAAAAGATCCTACAAAGCATCCTCAGAAGCTGTGCTCCTCTCTTCTGGCAGCTGTGCTTTCAGTAGAGCAGCCCATCCTGAACGGACTTTCTGCTTTTGTGCTGGCATTACTGAGAGCTGCTGGGAACAGTGTCTGACAGAAAATGCCATAGTTCAGAGGCATGAGCAAGCCCAGGCCACAAAATCTAATAATAGGCACTgaactttgacatttttttagaTTATTTAGGCATGGATgaataaacagaaatacttgAATAAATCAGAACTATGACGCTTTTGCAGGGGCTGGAGCCTGGATGTTCTGCCATTGCTTTCCCAGCCTCAAACCTTAACCAAGTTTCTTTAGTGTTTTACCTTCACAAATGACATTAATTTATAACCTGCCTGACATCTCTAATGCAAATAATCCTAACATTGcgagggaaaaatattttagtaatttaATCCAGCAAAAGATTCTAGGTTTGTTTGTTGACTGTACCTACTGAGTGCAAATTAGGGATTTACTCTAAATTTCAAATAATCTATTCATTTTCCACATCTTACATACAGTCCTCTAAACAATTACAGGAATGATTTGTGAACAGAGATGATGTGGCCTTGATTTTATTACCTAGATATGAAAGGTTTTAGGGATCTTTATATTTTAAGAGTTATCTAAAATACTCTTTCTCCTGCTCACATTGcattacagacagaaaaatcactGCACCAAATTCACTCTAATAACAAGGAGATAGATCTGCAACTATGTTTTGTTACTAAAGCAATAAATTTTCTATTTACTTATCTTAACCCAACAGATGTAGTGACCCAATCTAGTTGCAAAAATCCAGCTgtggaaatattaaataaaaaatgtcttcccaaTAATATGGCTTTAAGTAAACATTTTCTATCTTCTCATAACGGAGCCCAGTATATACTTATTCCAGCCTCAAAGCTGATGCCAGAGATAAGATGTTGGGGCACAGTGGGTTTCGATGTCAGTCAAATGCGCTAACGTCTGCAATTTTGGCATTTTGGTCTCCCAGTCCATCTATGTATCTCAGATAGGACTGATTTCCTGTGGGACATATTAGTCTACATTATTGCAAATGTATATTTAACTCTTTCTTGCATGGAGGAAATTGCTCTGGAACTGCCTCCTGTGTTTTTATCTACTTAAAAAACCACCCTAATTTATAAATACTATCTCAATCTGCCTCGTTATTTGCAAAGCAACTATAAAACCCTCTATCTAATTAACAGTTGTTACCAGCCGTACAACATAGCAGCTCCACAGGAAATTATGAATGGTTCTCTTTATGTCCCAGGTCCACATAAAAACTGTGTCATTTCTCTACATATCTAGTGACGGGAAGATGCTAGAGAGAAAGAAGCACAATCAAAGGAGTCCTGTGCTGActcccttctccttctgtttGAAACAGTTGAGCACACAGAGGCCAAACCTGAATCAGATTAAAACACCATTTTGCGCCCATATTTCTGTAATGCTTTTCATATACATCATAAAGGTTCATTTGAACCACTTGCTCAAGATCATAAAAGATAAGCAAGGAGGCAGATTCATGTCACTGAGAGCTGTTTACAGCATGATATCAGTATATCTTCGTGGACTGAATTTATTCACTTGTCTTCCCACAGAATTAAAAGATATTACATACACAATTACTGGGCCCTTTGTCAAACCTTCATGTGCTAAGTTACTTAGAATGGCATCCAGCACCAaattatataattaaaaatcaggaaaagatcttttttcccccatgagattcacaaaaaaaacacaGACCAAGCAAACATGAAGGATGAAAGAATTCAAAGCTTATACAAGTACTCTGAAAACATTGGAGAATAACCAGCTACCAAAGATGAGCTTTAGATGAGGTATCAAAATGTCTAGACACAATAACATTGCTTATGTAGGAAATGATTCATTTCGGCTCATTTCTCCACACCCTGCCCCCTGGAACTTATTTGATCTAATCTGATAGTACCGACCGgcttagagaaaaataaaggtgacaaagaagtatttttgagaTCAATGATGACTTTGAATTGCTTTTATTGTACTTGCCTGTTTtggaaaaattaaacagaaaccTGTACTTACAACCTCTTAGTGCTAAGTTTCagcaagaaaataaggaaataaatatcaAGGTGAAATAGTTACAGGAATTCACTTGCCACATGAAAACAtgtcaaaattaaaacaaagatcTGGTTCCTGATTCCAGTCTCTATAACTATGAATATTAATAAGCACACTATATGTTTTGCAGGTGTCATCAAATGAGAATGGGTATACATCACCTGCCAGAAGCACTGCTTTTCAGGGAAGACTTTTGTTAAGAACATTTTTAGTCCCAAGTTTATGTCAGAAACCCTAAGCCTGAGCCCTGCTGCAGCGTGCAGCACCCAGGGCACCGTGTGTGCGCCATGGGGTGGGAGCCTCCCTCGAGGTGGTCCAGCCTCAGCATCAGCCGAAGTCATCAGGCAAACTCATTTTCCCCCAAATGTAGCCAGTTACGTTTATTTTTCAGGACCACAGTGCAAGCATTTGAAAAACCAAAAAGACATTTCGCTTGGAGATGCCAAGTAAAACCGTGAATGAGCTGCAGAGGGCGTCTCCCTCCAGGATTTCACCCATCTCAGCAGCTCGCTTGCTGAGACACACAAAGTCACACGGAATcattttgattggaaaagaccttcaagatcatcaaggCCAACCCTTAACCTCACAGTGCTAAGTCCATCAataaaccacgtccctaagtgccacatctacatatcttttaaacacctccaggaacgatgactcaaccatttccctgggcagcccgttccaggaCTTGACAATCCTTTTggtggagaaatttttcctaatatccaatctgagcctcacctggagcaacttgaggccatttcctctcatcctgccaCTTGTTACTAGGGAGAAAACACCAAAACCTACCTtatcacaacctcctttcaaggcGTTGAAGTGAATCCATGGCTAAAGAgctccagttccttcagctgcttctcataagacttgtgctctaaGACTGAGTGACcttgaggaagaaaggaggaaagaagaaagaaaccttgcagcaagaagagcagaaactcaCAGGAGCACCAGGCTTTGGCAGCTACTGTCACAGAGGGATTTTTTGCCCCAGCATCTGGGAactgggagcagcaggcagggtggatggcCCTGTGCAAGTCTCCATCCATGGGAGGTGATGCGGGTGCTGAACTCAGCTCTGGCAGTGCCCTTCCTGTAGGTTTCAAAGATGGAGGCTTCCCCTTTGGTAAGGAAAAACTGGATCCATCACTAACTTGCCATTAGCATAAAAAAGCAAAGTAGTAATTTTCTTAATAGAACCTTTTGGTCCCTGTGCAAATGCCCTTTCCAGCcttctaaagaaaaatgtgaacatTCAGCCCCTTCATGTTTACAGCTATGTCGGATAAAATACAGTCCAAAGCCCAGATCATATGGCAGTCTGTGCTAACACAGGCAGCACCGGCATAATCTGTTGGATAGTTTATTGCTTTAgtaattatataaatattttgagttAATTTAATTAGTATAGTAAGATTACCTATGCGGTCTGaataatacaatgatgtaacacCACCACTATAAGAAATTTCCTAAGGCAAGTGAAC
This genomic window from Phaenicophaeus curvirostris isolate KB17595 chromosome 1, BPBGC_Pcur_1.0, whole genome shotgun sequence contains:
- the CLDN34 gene encoding claudin-34; protein product: MNSLVSTSHLQLAAFALGTVGWILCTISMGLVEWRVWHVNNTTVISSGIAWVGIWKVCFITYLHVSPGYKEQFCHKFSGYESSIPHEIYAAQGLLLIAMFLGLLGVTATIFALRKIYMGIIHKTLITRFFLVAGFFYILAGLCVLIPVSWNFYSVTHNQSIAFPPAYYMPSSPAAQEAGAAIPIGIVAVILLLLSGTFSLSYRFSVTANTTTKS